From Triticum aestivum cultivar Chinese Spring chromosome 4A, IWGSC CS RefSeq v2.1, whole genome shotgun sequence, a single genomic window includes:
- the LOC100415859 gene encoding mavicyanin, protein MAAMKITLLAVAAMAVLLGSASAVTYNVGDQGGWALSTDYSNWVSGKKFNVGDDIVFKYSTPTHDVVEVSKAGYDSCSTDGAINTLTSGNDVISLNATGTRYFICGVPNHCSPAAAASMKVVIDVASGSSSPSSPMPAAGPGASNSPPAPPSNAATSVGATAGFGLVALLAAGLMA, encoded by the coding sequence ATGGCCGCCATGAAGATCACCCTCCTCGCCGTGGCCGCGATGGCCGTCTTACTAGGCAGCGCGTCAGCGGTAACCTACAACGTCGGCGATCAGGGCGGTTGGGCCCTCAGCACCGACTACAGCAACTGGGTGTCCGGCAAGAAGTTCAACGTGGGTGATGACATCGTCTTCAAGTACTCGACCCCGACGCACGACGTGGTCGAGGTCAGCAAGGCCGGCTACGACTCCTGCAGCACCGACGGCGCCATCAACACCTTAACCTCCGGCAACGACGTCATCTCCCTCAACGCCACCGGCACCCGCTACTTCATCTGTGGCGTCCCTAACCAttgcagccccgccgccgccgccagcatgAAGGTCGTGATCGACGTCGcctcgggctcctcctcgccgtcgtcacCCATGCCAGCTGCAGGTCCTGGCGCGAGCAACTCTCCCCCGGCGCCGCCCTCCAACGCCGCTACCTCCGTCGGTGCCACAGCAGGATTTGGCCTCGTCGCCCTCCTGGCGGCCGGTCTCATGGCTTGA